GAATTTTTATTTCTGGGATCTTTTTTAATTATGTTTAGTCACCGGGAAAAGCGTCTGGGTGATTGGGCGGCTGGTACAATTGTGATTGAGGCAGAAAGAGCGATCGCCTCAGCAACTTTCACAATTTCTGAACAAGCTAAGTCGCTTTATACAGAATTACTCAGCATTGCCGATTTATCTCAACTACTACCAGATGATTTTGCCATAATTCGGGAATATTTGCAGCGACGCGGCGCAATGGCAGCCAAATCAAGAGTTGCTCTTGCTTCTAAGTTAACTCAACAAGTTGCAGCTATTATTAACTTAGATCAATTGCCAGAAGTCCCTCCTGATATATTTCTAGAGGCTATTTACTTAGCTTATCAACACAAAGAATTTTAGTATTTTCTCTGCTGGCGGCGCGGATGGGTGGGTGTAGAAAATCAAGGTTCAAGCAAAATCGCTGTATTCCTTTTAGTACAAGCTTTTGCAGAAAAATTTAATTAAAACCCGCCGCGTGCCTTGCACAGTAAATATTTCAGCTATTTTCTTTCAATCAACTGACTTTTACTTGTGTTAAAATCAGCCCATCCGCGAAATCGAACCTTGAAAACTAAATATAGTCAGCTTTTCTGGTTCCTGCATTGCAATTTCAACTAATCCCTATTAGGGATTGAAACAGCCGTTCCTAATATTTTTATATGAATAATTACTTGCAATTTCAACTAATCCCTATTAGGGATTGAAACGAAAAACATCAGGATATGTCGAATGTACATTGTATATTGCAATTTCAACTAATCCCTATTAGGGATTGAAACAGCAATTGGAAGGCGATCGCTCCAAGTAGTTATGATTGCAATTTCAACTAATCCCTATTAGGGATTGAAACAATATCTAAAATGAGATTGCGCCCGACGCTGACGACATCGGATTGCAATTTCAACTAATCCCTATTAGGGATTGAAACACTGAGAGATATTGCTAAACACACCAAGAAAAAATCATTGCAATTTCAACTAATCCCTATTAGGGATTGAAACAGGTTGTTCGGGGTTTTGAGTTTGATTTGCTCCTAATTGCAATTTCAACTAATCCCTATTAGGGATTGAAACTAATTTTTCTCGAACCAATGCCTCATCTCTAAAACCAGTCAAAATGGCTGTTCCATCTTTAACAAAAAGCGGACGTTTGAGCAGCATTGCATCAAATGCAAATGCGTCAATCCATTGTTGTTCAGTCCAAGTCTTTTTTTCTTCGCCTAAAGCGCGGTAAGATTGCCCAGAGGTATTTCGCATGGGAGCATAACCCAGAGATTTTACCCAATTTTGGATTTGCTCACGGGTAGGTGGATTATCTTTAGTATTGATAAACTCATAGTCAATTTGGTTATTTTGCAGCCAAGTTAGAGCTTTTTTACAAGTACCGCAATTAGGAATGCCGTAGACTTTAAGAGGCATAAAAAAAGTTGAGTAACAGTTTCCAGACATAACATTAACAGTTATCAGTGGTCTAATATCTGCTTTTCTCTGGGTCATATCATGTCCGGTAAATTACTTGTGATATGTCCGCCGTGATTGCAACGAAGTGGAACGACGCGATCGCCTGGACTCTGCGATTACTTCGCTGCGCTCGTAATGACAAGCATTTAGCCGGACTTGATATTATTCCATTGCCAAAAACTAGGAATTATTTGCTCCTAATTGAAGGCTATAAAGATTGGCATAGACTCCTTGTTGTTCTATGAGTTCTGTATGAGTTCCTTGTTCGACTATTTGTCCTTGTTGAATGACTAACACCTGATCAGCCTGAGTCACGGTGCTGAGACGGTGAGCAATGACAAAGCTGGTGCGATTTTTTAACAAACGAGCGATCGCACTCTGCACTAGTGTTTCTGTACGAGTATCAATACTACTAGTTGCTTCATCTAAAATCAAAATTCGTGGATTAATCAACACCGCACGGGCAATACTAATTAGTTGGCGCTGTCCTTGACTCAGGGGCGCACCTCTTTCACCTAATTGGGTGGCGTAACCTTGTGGTAGTGAGGTAATGAACTCATGCACATTTGCCAATTGAGCCGCACTTTCTATATCGGCTTGGCTGGCGTAAGGAGCGCCAAAGGCAATATTTTCGGCGACAGTCCCACTGAACAAAATATTATCTTGTAAAACAATGCCAATTTGACGGCGCAAACTAGCTTGCGTCACACTCCGCACATCAATGTTATCTATTTTGACTGCACCACCAGACACATCGTAAAAACGCAATATTAGGTTAATAATAGTCGTCTTACCTGAGCCTGTTGACCCTACTAGTGCAATCATTTGCCCAGGACTAGCGTGTAAATTCACTCCTTTGAGAACCAGTTGCTCTGGGTTATAGCCAAAGGTGACATTCTCAAATCTCACCTCGCCTTGAATAGCGGGCATTTCTGCTGCATCTGGCGCATCTTGGAGTTTGGCTGGTTCATCTAACAGCAGAAAAATTCGCTCTAATCCGGCAAAGGCTGATTGAGCTTGGGTGTAAAACTGGCTGAGAATTTGGATGGGGCGAAAAAATTGCTGGACGTACAGTAAAAACGATGTGACGACACCAACTGTGGCGGCTCCGGTGACGGCGAGATAACCACCAAATGCTAGTACACCTGCGGTTGCGAGGGTATTGAGAAAATCAATCGACGGTAAAAAGGCCGCCGTAATAGCCACCGCTTCAACATTCGCATCTCGATTAGCAGCGTTGAGAATATCGAATTCTTGAATATTGACTTGTACACGATTAAATGCTTGGGCTTCGCGCACACTGCTAATATCTTCTTCTAACTTGGCGGAAAGGTCGCCAATTGTTTGGCGTGTAACGCGAAATCTGGCTCTCGCCCACCGGGAAAATAAACTAGTAGTAAAAATCATCAGTGGCACAACTAGGTTGCTCAACAAGCCGAGTTGCAAATTAATTGTCAGCATCGCAATAACAATACCCACCAAACTGAAAACGTTACCCAACATTTGGGCGACGGTTTGACCAAATGCCTGATTTACGGTATTAACATCATTCAATAAGCGACTCATTAAATCGCCGGCTTCACTGCGGTCAAAAAAGCTGAGTGGTAAACTCTGAATTTTCAGAAAAATATCTTGTCGCAGTTGTGCCAACAATCGCTGCATAATCCAGCCGACGCGAACAATTTGACCACGGGTTGCCGAAATACCCAGTACATAGATTAGTGCTAGTAATCCTAACAACAGCAACAACCCCGGTAAATTACCTTTGGCAATGAGATGGTCAATAGACCAACCCAGTAAGAACGGCCCGATCGCCTGCGTTGATGCACCAATTAGTACTAATGTCAAGGCAATCGGAATTTCTTTACGATAGGGACGCAGATATTGTAAAAAGCGCCGTAAGGTTGAGAGTTGCTGAGTTGCCAGTTGCTCGGATGCAACAATCGGGCCTGTAGCTCTCATAAGAATTTAGGATTTTAGATTATAGGTTGGAGATAGGAAATTGTTGTCTGCGGCTGGCTAGGAATTAATTATTTGTCGCAATTATTGTTTGTTTTACGTTGACAAAACCTTTCAAATCATCTCATAAATGTGCTGCGGAAATCATATTTGATTTTGGCACGAGAGTTGTAGATGGCAAGCAACGCACTCCTTTCCCAGGGTAAGGGCGAATGACTACGTTATTTGTTCTGTCTGCTTGATTTGAGATTCCAAAATTGCGCCATAAAGTGGGCTGGTTTGCATCAATTCTTCATGGGTTCCTTGGGCTACTAATAAACCTTTATCTATCAACAAAATGCGATCGGCATTTTTGACTGTACTAATGCGTTGCGCTACTACAAAGGTGACACAAGCTTTTTGCTGCATTAAATTATCTAGTTCAGCTTGAATCTGGGCGGCGGTTTTCGCATCTACCGCAGAGGTACTATCATCCAAAATCAGAATACTGTAATCGGTGAGCAAGGTACGGGCGATCGCTATCCGTTGTTTTTGTCCGCCAGATAAGCCAACACCGCGCTCACCGACAATTGTTTCGTAGCCATCGGGCAAGCTAATAATAAAATCATGAATCTGGGCAGTTTTTGCTACCTCTATTACCTGTTCTAAGGTGGCTTTGGGTTTGGCGTAGGCGATATTTTCGCGGATAGTGCCAGAGAATAAAGTTGTTTCTTGAAAGACAATGCCGATATGCGATCGCAAACTTTGCAGGGTAAAATCCCGCACATCCCGCCCGTCAATACGGATGGCTCCCCCAGTTACATCATAAAAGCGGGGAATCAAGTTCATAACTGTGCTTTTGCCGGAACCTGTCATGCCCAGAACAGCAATTAATTCTTTGGGCTTGGTTTCAAAGGAAACATTTTTCAGCGCTTCGGTTGTGGCTCCCGGATAGCGAAAGGAGACGTTTTCAAAGGTAATTCTGCCGCCACAAATTTCAAATTGTTGGGCATGAGGGCGATCGCGGATTTCAACTGCGGCATCTACTACTTCAAATACTCGTGTCGCCGAGGCTGCGGCTTGGGCGATCGCTGGGGCGGCAAAACCAATTAATAAAATAGGTTGAAAAATTAACACTAAGTAAGAATTAAACGCCACCAATTCCCCAATAGAAAAGCTATTGCCAATTACCTGGCTTCCCCCATAGCCAAACACTGCCAGCGTTACCAAGTTACTCAGCAAAAAGATAAAAGGAAAGGTATTACGGATAGCACGAATCGTCTGCATATTTGCTGTGACGAGGCCATCGTTCAAGGTGGTGTAACGCGACTTTTCGGCGGACTCCCGCACAAAGGCTTTAACTACACGTATCCCTAGCAAATTCTCTTGTAAAACAGCATTTAAATTCCCCAATTGCTGTTGTATTTGTCCAAACAGTTGGTTATTCTGACCAATGAATTGTGCCATCAACCATGCTGATATCGGTACTACCGATAGTGTAATTAAAGCGAGTTGCCAATTCATCACGAGCAAGATTACCGCAATGGCTACCAATGTCACCAATCCCCCAATCACCTGAATCAAGCTAGTACCGACAAATGTGCGGATTAGCTCAATGTCACTAGTCACACGGGTTAACAATTGGGAGGTTTGCGATTGGTCATGATAGCTAAAACTGAGATTTTGAATTTTGCTGAAAATTTTGTTGCGTAAATCATAAGCGACACCTTGAGAAGCGGCTTCTGCCAAATAGCTTTGACCAAAGTTAAACAAACCGCGGGCGATCGCCGCTACTACCATCCAAGCCGCACTGTAAAGCACTATCTGTAAGTTTCGCGGCGCAATCCCTTGATCAATTCCCCAACGAAATAATTGCGGAGTTACAGCATTTGCCACTGTCAATAATAAGACACTGATCAAAGCTCCCAATGAAATCCAGCGGTAATTGCCTAAACTCTCTAGTACCCGCTGAATTGAACGCATCGACGAAGTTTGCCGGAGTTCTGGTCGTTGCACCAATTGTCGTCACCTCAACATCTTACACTTCTAAATCGGAAACTCTTGGGAGGGCTTGGTGTAATCTTGTATTTTAAGTCTGTTTATTTAATTATTAATTTTTTCCCTGACACCCTTACACCCATTCTCATTCCCTATTTCCGCACAGTCACCACTGGTAATTGTACTGTGACAGTCGTACCTGATGCAGCATCAGAAGAAATAGAAAATTCTCCACCATGAGCATTGACAATGCGTTTCGTAATCGCCAGCCCCAGTCCAGTACCAGCAGATTTTGTTGAGAAGAATGGCTGAGTGAGTTTAGAGAGAATTTCTGAAGGAATTGGCTCACCGCCATTACAAACATTGATGCAAACTTGACCTGGAGATGAATTTTTCACTTCCCAAATAATCACATCTCCTGAAGCAACTGCTTCACAAGCATTACGCACAACATTGATAAATACTTGTTTGAGCTTATCTTTATCTCCTAAAATTTTGACTGGATGTGGACTGGGGATAAATTCAATTTTGTGTGAGAGTGCTTCTGGCATTTCTCTAATTAATTGCTGCAATTCCTGAATAAACTCATTCACATCTAATTCACCCAGTTGCAACACTTGGGGTTTAGCATAAAGCAAAATTTCACTCAGCAGATTTTCTAACCGTGTAGCTTCGCTCAGTGCTAACGATAATCGCTCTTTAGCTGCTGAGTTTAATATAGTTTTTTTGAAGTAGTTTAATCCCATGATCATTGTCGTCAAGGGATTCCGAATTTCATGGACAATCATGGCTGCAAACTCGCCAATAGCCGCGAGTCGTTCTTGTTCTACCAGCTTGGCTTGGGCTGTCCGCAGTTCGGCAGTGCGTTTTTCTACTTCAGACTCTAAAACTTGATTAAATTTGCACTGTTGTTGGTAGAGATAATAATTATCAATGGCTGTAGCTGCCCGTTCTGCAAATACTTCGGCAACTTGAATTTCTTCTTTTATAAACTCTCTTTGCTGGCGATGAAAAGAGCAGATAGTCCCAATTACTTTTCCTTCTGCTGTCCGTAATGGTATGCCTAAATAAGCATAGTAACCTTCGGGAATCTGCCCATACTCAGGATTTTTTACCGCATCTTCTACTGCTAAGGGGCGACCAATTTCGATTACAGTCCCAGTGAGTAAACCATGTAGTGAATAGACATGTTCACCCTCACCCATATCAATACTACTAGCTAGTACTTGCTCAAAACCTTTTTGGCACACGGTCACAACTGACCAATCTACTTCTAGTAATTCACTAACTCCACAGGCAATACTCTGTAGGTAACTATTTAGCTCCCCAGATCGATAGTTCAAACAGGATAAAAATGCGATCGCTCGTCTTTCGCGCTGCCATAGTTGCTTTTGCAACAAACTTGTTTTACCACTGGCTTTGCTCATATTTGCCTGTTGCAGAAGTTAATATTTTTTTAATAATCATTAATCCTAAGTTCAAAATCTTCTCCAGTAATTATCCTGGACATATATCATAATTTAACTAACTTTGGATTTTCGATTTAATCATAAGAAATAATACTGGAATTACATCCTAATTTCTACTATTGATTAATAAATATTTGATTAAATTAATAAATTTTAATAACATCTCAATTAAAGAGTAAATTCGTTAAATAGTTCCTGAATATTATCTACTAATAATATAGAGGTTAATCTAAGATTAATACATAGTTAACAATTAGCTAAGTTTTAAGCTATTGCAAAGTTACGATGAAAATATAGCGGTAGTCAGATATGTTAGGACAATTTGAAAGCTTGAATGCCAGGAATAATAAAACTTTTTCTCCAGCATAGCTGCCTTCTGCGATAAATCTGCGACGCAGAACTGATATCAGTTATCATTCCGTGTATCTGTGCAGAAACCGGAAAACCCTCTTCTCATCTGTCTCTTTGTAAGCTAATCAGCATTTAAGCTGCACTATTGAAATTGTAAATAAATGACTTAAACCCTCTCCTCTGCCCCTCTGCTCACGCCAGTCGCTACAAGTCGGGGAACCCGCCCAACGCGCTGGCTCCCCTGCGGTCTAAACTGCAAACTAGGTGCTTAACAGCTTATGTGATCACCCGTAATCTTAGTCTCTTATTAATAAAAAACAGTATTTACACTGTCGGCAATTGTAAAAAATAAAGCGAATATTTTGATAGATATTATACTCGTTATGTCAAAAATAACGGGAATTAACTAGATAACTAGTCTGGCAGAATAAATTTTCTAGTTACGTTGGCAAGTCCTATTTGTCAAGGACTACAGCGACTTCGAGCGCCGAGAAAAATGACTCAATATTCATGCGTGGGTATTTAAGTGTGAAGACAGAATTGATAATTAATTATACGCACAGACATATACAAATTTGTCAACCGCGCATAATACCACTGAAGCCTTTAACATTCAGCTTTGTTATTGCAGCAGTATTGTGCAATTATCATCAGGCGATCGCCCAAACTTCTAATCCTCAGACCTTACCATCTGGAAGGATTGAAGAGATTTCTGTTCCTTCCTTACCTTCAGATGCACTACCGCAACCATCAGACCAAGAGCCATTACTTCCACCTGTGCAGTTACCTGGTGAAGCGACACCCACAGAGGATGATTCTAATGCCAAATTCCGGGTTGATCGCATTGAAGTTGTTGGTAGTACAGTATTTAAACCAGAAGATTTTGCCCCAATTACAGCCCCTTTTGTGGGACGAGAAGTAACCTTTGCAGACTTATTACAAGTCAAAGAAGCCATCAGTAAGTTCTACACAGATAAAGGCTATGTCACTACAGGGGCTTTAATTTCACCGCAAACAGTAGATGCGGGAGTGATCAAAATTCAGGTGGTTGAAGGTAGTTTACAAGAAATCCAAATTGTCGGGAATCGGCGATTAAATAGCAACTACATTCGCGATCGCATCCGCATTGGTGCAGGAAAACCCCTAAATGTGCCACGCTTACTGGAAAAGCTGCAACAACTCCGACTCGATCCACGCATTAAAAACATCTCTGCGGAATTGCAAACTGGTACAACTCCCGGAACGAATATTTTACGTGTCGAAGTTCAAGAAGCCGACACCTTCACAGCTACAGTCACCTTAGATAATGGGCGATCGCCCAGTGTTGGTAGTTTTCGCCGGGGTATAGATGTACAAGAAGCCAATTTACTGGGTTTGGGAGATACCTTGAGTGTAGGTTATACCAATACCGATGGCAGTAATACAATCGCTGCTAGTTACACATTACCCGTTAATGCTTACAATGGCGCTTTATCCTTTAGTGTTAACCAAGGCTGGAACAACGTCATTGAAAAACCATTTAGCGTTCTCGATATTCAGTCAAATAGCACCGCTTACGAATTCGGATTTAGACAACCATTACTGCAAAAGCCAACCCAAGAATTAGCGGTGGGGGTATCCTTCTCACGTCAAGAAAGTCAAACAAAAATCGGTCTAGATAATATTGGCGGCTTTCCTTTATCGCCTGGTGCAGATGATAATGGTAAAACCAATATTTCTGCCTTGCGCTTTACCCAAGAGTATACCCAACGCAGCAGTAGACAAGTTTTTGCCGCGCGATCGCAATTCAGTTTGGGAGTCGATTGGTTTGGAGCCAATGTCAGCAACGAGGCTCCCGATAGCCGCTTTTTTAGTTGGCGGGGACAAGCACAGTGGGTACAACAATTCGCACCAGATACCCTGTTTTTAACTAGAGGCGATTTACAAATAGCCGCAGATACCCTCGTACCTTTAGAGCAATTTGGTCTGGGTGGACAGCTAAGTGTGCGGGGCTATCGCCAGGATACATTACTCACAGATAACGGTATCTTGTTTTCCTCAGAATTTCGATTTCCGATTGTGCGTGCTAACAAAATCCAAGGAGTCCTACAACTAGCACCTTTTATTGATGTTGGTAAAGGCTGGAATACCAAAGGTAACAATCCCTCTTCAAGCACATTAGTAGGTGCTGGGTTAGGGCTGTTGTGGAAACAAGGTAATAACTTCTCCGCCCGTTTGGATTGGGGAATTCCGCTGATATCAGTGGATGGTGCAAAAGAAACTCTCCAAGAAAATGGTTTGTACTTTTCTATGCAGTATTCGCCATTTTGATAGCAAAAGTGGCGTTGCATCAATGCGGGATTGTCATGGCGAGTGCAACGAAGTAGAACGACGCATTACTACCCTGCGGGAAGCCGCGCGTCTGCACTTACTTCGCGATCGCTACGTACCCTACTAGTTCGCCGTAATCCCAATTCACAAAAATCTTGATACACATGCAAGAACTTGTAGGAGCAAACGGCTTTCTGTCCAGTGTGATACGCGGGTTTTCTTACTTGAGTAAACTGTTCAATTCTGATTGAGAATTGCTGTATGCACATAAATTTTGTCAATCTCCCTGTCTCAATCATTTTGTGAATTGGTATGACTGCATTGGGAACAATAAACACGTAATAAAAAACAAGAAATCGGTTGATGAAATTAACTTTTGTTGGGTTTTACTTTCTCGGTGCAATCTGCATATCTGCAATTTACAACAATTGTGTTCAGGCGCAAGTAATACCTGACAACACTCTTAATACTGCTGTGAGTGGTAGTAGTAATTACACCATCATCAACGGCACTCGTGTCGGCAATAATTTATTTCATAGCTTTAGCCAATTCTCTATACCTACAGGCGATTCTGTTCTGTTTAATAATTCCACTACCGTAGAAAACATCTTCACCCGTGTCACAGGTGGGAGTGTGTCGAATATCGATGGCACAATCAGCGCCAACGGTAGTGCTAATTTATTCTTGCTGAATCCTGCGGGGATTTTGTTTGGAGCTAATGCTAAATTGAATATTGGGGGTTCTTTTGTTGGTACTAGTGCAAATAGCATAGTATTTGCAGACAGGTTAAAGTTTAGCGCCACCGATACTACATCGCCAGCCTTATTAACAATGAGCGCCCCTGTAGGTTTGCAACTTGGTAGCAATCCAGGCGCGATTACCGTTCAAGGAGCCGGACACAATGCTAACTTCAGTGCATCGTCATCAATATCTGGACTCAACCTCGGTACAAGAGGATTACAGCTACAATCTGGCAAAACCTTAGCATTAGTGGGTGGGAATATTGCCTTAAATGGAGGCTTACTCTCGGCACCAGGAGGACAAATAGAACTAGGTAGCGTCAGTAACGCCAATGTTGTTCTCAATTCCACTTCTCAAGGCTTTACCCTGAGTTATCCCAATACAGCAAGTTTCGGCAATATTACCCTCACCCAACGAGCTTTAGCATCTACACGCGATCTCAGTCGAGGAAATGGCGGATCTGTCAATATTCAAGGCAAGCAAGTAAGTATCCGCGATGGTTCTTTGGTATTAGTCCAAAATCGGAGTAATCAAGCTGCTGGTAATATTGTTGTTAATGCTACAGAATCATTGGATATTATCGGTAAGTCACCTAATTTTGCGAGTTCTAGCAGTTTAGTCAATGACACAGTATCTTCTGCCGCAGCAGGGCATATCATCGTCAATACCCCAAAGTTAAATATTGATCAAGGTGGTTACATCATCAACCGCACATTTAGTGCCGCCTCTGGGGGCAAAATTATCATCAATAGTGATGCAGTGGATGTCAATGGTTTTGCATTAGGCGATCCTTCACCTTTTCGAGCCGTTAGTCAAATATTAACCGCTTCTTTTGGTAAGGGAAAGGGCGGAGATATTTCCATTACCACGCAAGATTTATCTATTTCAGCGGGAGCCAATATAGCCGCTAGACCTTATTCTTCAGGTAAGGGCGGCGATGTGAATATCACAGCAGATACAATTCTGGTGACAGGTGAAGGAACTCCAAAAGGTAGTTATTTTAGTTTACTTTCTGCTGCAACATTCGGGGTTGGCGATGCCGGGAATTTGGACATTAAAACCCGTAAGCTATCGGTTCAAGCTGGTGGTAGAGTATCGGCTTCGAGCATAATTCTCGGAAATGCAGGTTCACTGACTATCAACGCGTCAGAATCGATTGATGTGAGTGGGATGAAACCTGGAGAAACCCCCAGTTATATTGGTAGTGCTGTTCTACCTGTAGGCGCTTTTAGTAAAATTTCCCGCGCTAATGCAGGTAACACTACTATTAACGCCCCACTTGTTACTGTCTCTGATGGTGCGACGATTTTTGTTCAAAATACTGGCTCTGGGACAGCGGGCAATTTGCAAATTAATGCCAATACCCTCACACTCAAGAATGGTGGAAACCTTTTAGCTTCCACAAAAGCAGGCGAAGGAGGTAACATCAACTTGCAACTACGAGATTTACTACTTATGCGTTACGGTGGTTTTGTTAGCGCCGAAGCAGATGGTAGTGGCAATGGTGGCAATATTAGTATTAATGCTCCGGTGATTGTTGGGCTGGAAAATAGTGACATTATTGCCAATGCAGTACAAGGAAAGGGTGGCAATATTATCATTACAACTCAAGGTATTATTGGTCTACAATTCCGCGATACCCTGACTCCAAGAGAAGATTTGACTAATGATATTACAGCCAGTTCCGCATTTAATGTCAATGGCACGGTGGAAATTAATAACATTGGTGTTGACCCAAATTCAGGTTTAGTAAAACTACCAGCAAATGTGACTGATCCATCACAGCAAATAGCGAGTGGTTGTTCCGCTAATCCCAGTAGTAGTTTTGTCGCTACCGGACGAGGTGGGATACCACAAAATCCCACACAGGAAATTAGGAGCGATCGCGCTTGGTCTGATGTCCGCGACATCTCTGCATTCAACAAAACACAACAAGTCCAAGCCCAAACACCCAAATCACCAGAAACTCTTGTCCAAGCCACTTCTTGGCATCGTAATACCCAAGGCAAAATTGAATTAATTGCAGCTAAATCTTCTACAAATGTTCAGCCATCGTTAAGCTGTGCAGCAGTTCCCAAAAGTTAAATCTTCATAGTATTACAACTCTCATCTGGGAACACTAAATTACCTGTAGAAAATTAGAGATGAATTGATGAAAGTAAGTTTTGCTAACTTGGGCTTCATTGGTGCAATTTTTCTATCTATGATTTGCAACAGTAGTGTTCAAGCGCAAGTCAAACCTGATGGCACTCTCAATACCATTGTGACTGGCAGTAATAGTTACACCATCACGGGAGGCACTGTTGTTGACAAGAATTTATTTCATAGCTTCAGCCAATTTTCGATTCCCAGCAACGGCTCTGTCACCTTCAGCTATAGTGGCAATATCCAAAACATTTTTAGTCGTGTCACTGGCAATAGTGTTTCTGACATTGATGGAAGCATTAACGCTAGTGCAAATCTATTTTTACTCAACCCTGCGGGGATTATTTTTGGTAAAAACGCCAGTTTGAATATTAGTGGTTCCTTTGTAGCGACAACTGCCAATAGCATTAAGTTTGCTGATGGAACTGAATTTAGTGCAGTTAGTCCGCAAACAAACACATTGTTAACTATGAGTGTGCCTATTGGACTACAAATGGGGAATTATCCTTCACCTATACAAGTTCAAGGTACAGGACATAGCTTAAATAGTATCAATAGTTTTTCTCCTTTAATTCGTAATCCTAGCTCAACAAAATTGCAAGTACAGTCAGGCAAAACCCTGGCACTGGTGGGTGGTAATATCAATTTGAATGGCGCTACCATAACGGCTGAAACAGGGCAAATAGCATTAGGTAGTTTAGGTGGTGCAGGATTAGTTAGTTTAGTACCAACTACTCAAGGCTACAAATTGGAGTATGAGCAGGGACAAAGTTTTGCTGATATTCAACTAGCGCAAAAGTCGCTCTTAGATGTGAGTGGGTTCAACTCTGGTGCAGTTCAACTTCAGGGCAAAAATATCAACTTTACTGATGGTTCGTTGATTTTCTCCAAAAATTATGGCAGTCTTCCCAGTGGAGATATTCATTTAAAAGCATCAGAAGCGATCGCAATTATTGGCACAACACCCAATGCTAAAATTCGCAGTTGGATTCGCTCGGAAGCCTTGGGGAAGGGAGCCAGCGCCAATATCAGTATCTTCACTCCTCGTTTGACGCTTCAAGAAGGTTCAGGAATAAATACTGTAACTTTTGGATCTGCTAACAGTGGCGACATTCACATAAAAGCGACAGATATGCAAGTATCGGGCTTTTCTAGCCTGAATCCCACTGGTGTCACTTCCATTGCCACTGGCACTTATGGAAAAGGAACAGCTGGTAATCTTTTAGTGGAGGGGAATAATTTACTAGTTTCTGAGGGAGCTTCTTTATCTTCGGTGACATTTGGTCGAGGCTCCAGCGGTCAGGTGATAATTCGTAATCAAAATACCACAGTCATGGGCGAAAGCCCTTCTGGGCTTTATAGCAATATTAGTCTAACTAGCTTTGCAACTGGAAATACTCAAGATTTGATATTAGATACTGGCAAGTTACAAATATTGAATGGTGGAGCAATTGGTTCATCTGCATTCTTTCAAGGTAATGGGGGAAATGTACA
This window of the Nostoc sp. HK-01 genome carries:
- a CDS encoding GAF sensor signal transduction histidine kinase; the protein is MSKASGKTSLLQKQLWQRERRAIAFLSCLNYRSGELNSYLQSIACGVSELLEVDWSVVTVCQKGFEQVLASSIDMGEGEHVYSLHGLLTGTVIEIGRPLAVEDAVKNPEYGQIPEGYYAYLGIPLRTAEGKVIGTICSFHRQQREFIKEEIQVAEVFAERAATAIDNYYLYQQQCKFNQVLESEVEKRTAELRTAQAKLVEQERLAAIGEFAAMIVHEIRNPLTTMIMGLNYFKKTILNSAAKERLSLALSEATRLENLLSEILLYAKPQVLQLGELDVNEFIQELQQLIREMPEALSHKIEFIPSPHPVKILGDKDKLKQVFINVVRNACEAVASGDVIIWEVKNSSPGQVCINVCNGGEPIPSEILSKLTQPFFSTKSAGTGLGLAITKRIVNAHGGEFSISSDAASGTTVTVQLPVVTVRK
- a CDS encoding ABC transporter-related protein, whose protein sequence is MVQRPELRQTSSMRSIQRVLESLGNYRWISLGALISVLLLTVANAVTPQLFRWGIDQGIAPRNLQIVLYSAAWMVVAAIARGLFNFGQSYLAEAASQGVAYDLRNKIFSKIQNLSFSYHDQSQTSQLLTRVTSDIELIRTFVGTSLIQVIGGLVTLVAIAVILLVMNWQLALITLSVVPISAWLMAQFIGQNNQLFGQIQQQLGNLNAVLQENLLGIRVVKAFVRESAEKSRYTTLNDGLVTANMQTIRAIRNTFPFIFLLSNLVTLAVFGYGGSQVIGNSFSIGELVAFNSYLVLIFQPILLIGFAAPAIAQAAASATRVFEVVDAAVEIRDRPHAQQFEICGGRITFENVSFRYPGATTEALKNVSFETKPKELIAVLGMTGSGKSTVMNLIPRFYDVTGGAIRIDGRDVRDFTLQSLRSHIGIVFQETTLFSGTIRENIAYAKPKATLEQVIEVAKTAQIHDFIISLPDGYETIVGERGVGLSGGQKQRIAIARTLLTDYSILILDDSTSAVDAKTAAQIQAELDNLMQQKACVTFVVAQRISTVKNADRILLIDKGLLVAQGTHEELMQTSPLYGAILESQIKQTEQIT
- a CDS encoding ABC transporter, transmembrane region, which gives rise to MRATGPIVASEQLATQQLSTLRRFLQYLRPYRKEIPIALTLVLIGASTQAIGPFLLGWSIDHLIAKGNLPGLLLLLGLLALIYVLGISATRGQIVRVGWIMQRLLAQLRQDIFLKIQSLPLSFFDRSEAGDLMSRLLNDVNTVNQAFGQTVAQMLGNVFSLVGIVIAMLTINLQLGLLSNLVVPLMIFTTSLFSRWARARFRVTRQTIGDLSAKLEEDISSVREAQAFNRVQVNIQEFDILNAANRDANVEAVAITAAFLPSIDFLNTLATAGVLAFGGYLAVTGAATVGVVTSFLLYVQQFFRPIQILSQFYTQAQSAFAGLERIFLLLDEPAKLQDAPDAAEMPAIQGEVRFENVTFGYNPEQLVLKGVNLHASPGQMIALVGSTGSGKTTIINLILRFYDVSGGAVKIDNIDVRSVTQASLRRQIGIVLQDNILFSGTVAENIAFGAPYASQADIESAAQLANVHEFITSLPQGYATQLGERGAPLSQGQRQLISIARAVLINPRILILDEATSSIDTRTETLVQSAIARLLKNRTSFVIAHRLSTVTQADQVLVIQQGQIVEQGTHTELIEQQGVYANLYSLQLGANNS